A single region of the Nicotiana sylvestris chromosome 6, ASM39365v2, whole genome shotgun sequence genome encodes:
- the LOC104228770 gene encoding putative late blight resistance protein homolog R1A-3, producing MAYASIASLMRMIELLLTSKSPMQSLICDHKEEFLALQRKVSSLEVFLKNFDKSNDTEKMAYLEAQIKDVTNAVEHTIQLTLTEAVMANDEMHKEKEHKRLFDSLKQVAEDIDHVQNESPNIQDYNTASHYQRKWLLEKLTQYDGSSDLKVISIIGMGGIGKTTLAKEVYDYESIRFHYDVRAWTTVSQKYNVRDILESLLHSAMGRKFYMDDELDLADRLRKSLIGKRYLIVMDDMWSSNAWDDVRHCFPCRNNRSRILLTTRNKKLAYYAGTENLSLQMDLMDPDESWNLAKSMVFANEALPYEFETIGKQIVEYCTGLPLAILVISGLLSRSKRTIEDWENIAEDVMSFVTKDPYERYRHVLGLCYNHLTSDLKACLLYFGIFPEDSEISVKGLVRCWMAEGFLKSEKDLEKEAEKCLHDLIDRHLVLVCKKSLDGTKIRSCKVHDLIHELCLRELAQSQDIFVMKDIVFDKSYEDDDLDEGDDSGGDGDSDAKKAQSHAFSPECHHLSTHKMQPFKRWTDDGMCLALLTPEHDHLISRQTDDDDYTLLKRTRSIFSFLFNSTFTLNSELIHFSLLRILDLVTTDLESFPPQILCLIWLRYLALSGIGEDFYVPPEIYRLWNLQTLIVKRDSPRYVTFTEKIWELMQLRQLRLHKYYLSNPPRESDDEESYLAFSNIHTVSGLSPSSCRKEVISGIQNVKKLVIYGHVSDYKVFQESRLFNNLVHLHQLETLSLALVRKWDSSENWRISPATIPSAKAFPVTLRKLKLEETSVRWEDLNIVGELPNLEVLKLMWNACIGEEWYPIEGGFTRLKLLLIEHCDLKYWKATDDNFPVLERLLIRECHMLEEIPIEFADIYSLQLIELTDCTTELEASAARIQQEQENLGIKPVDIRISSYPHHFHG from the exons ATGGCTTATGCTAGTATTGCTTCTCTTATGAGAATGATAGAACTACTCTTGACATCCAAGTCGCCAATGCAATCTCTAATTTGCGACCACAAAGAAGAATTTCTCGCTCTTCAGAGAAAAGTTAGTTCCCTGGAagtatttctcaagaattttGACAAAAGCAATGATACTGAGAAAATGGCATATTTGGAAGCGCAGATAAAAGACGTCACAAATGCTGTGGAACACACAATTCAACTGACACTAACAGAAGCTGTAATGGCAAATGATGAAATGCATAAAGAAAAGGAACATAAGAGGCTTTTTGATAGCCTAAAACAAGTAGCAGAGGACATTGATCATGTCCAGAATGAGTCACCAAACATTCAAGATTATAATACGGCGAGCCATTATCAAAGGAAATGGTTGCTGGAAAAACTGACACAATATGATGGCTCGTCTGATCTCAAAGTCATCTCGATCATCGGGATGGGGGGCATCGGTAAAACGACTTTAGCAAAAGAAGTTTACGATTATGAATCAATTCGATTTCATTATGATGTTCGTGCCTGGACTACTGTATCTCAAAAGTATAATGTAAGAGATATCCTGGAAAGCCTTCTGCATTCTGCAATGGGTCGCAAATTTTACATGGATGATGAGTTAGATCTAGCTGACAGGCTACGAAAAAGTTTAATAGGTAAGAGATATTTAATTGTCATGGATGACATGTGGAGCAGTAACGCATGGGATGACGTGAGACATTGCTTTCCATGTAGGAACAATAGGAGTCGAATATTGTTGACTACCCGTAACAAAAAATTAGCTTATTATGCTGGTACAGAGAATCTTTCTTTGCAGATGGACCTCATGGACCCAGATGAGAGTTGGAACCTTGCAAAAAGTATGGTGTTTGCAAATGAAGCATTACCGTATGAGTTTGAGACTATTGGGAAGCAAATTGTAGAGTATTGCACAGGGTTACCATTAGCTATTCTCGTGATTTCTGGGCTTCTCTCCAGATCTAAACGGACAATCGAAGATTGGGAAAATATTGCTGAAGATGTCATGTCATTTGTCACAAAAGATCCATATGAACGATATCGACATGTGCTTGGGTTGTGTTACAATCACTTAACCAGTGACCTAAAAGCATGCCTTCTGTATTTTGGGATTTTTCCAGAAGACAGTGAGATTTCGGTGAAGGGTTTGGTGAGATGCTGGATGGCTGAGGGCTTCTTGAAGTCAGAAAAAGACTTGGAAAAAGAGGCTGAAAAGTGCTTACATGATCTTATCGACAGACATCTAGTTCTTGTATGCAAGAAAAGTTTGGATGGCACAAAAATTAGATCATGTAAGGTTCATGATCTAATACATGAGCTGTGCTTGAGAGAATTAGCTCAAAGCCAAGACATTTTTGTCATGAAAGACATTGTTTTTGATAAATCATATGAAGATGATGATTTGGATGAAGGTGATGATTCGGGTGGAGATGGTGATTCAGATGCAAAAAAAGCTCAAAGCCATGCTTTTTCTCCAGAATGTCATCATCTCAGTACGCATAAAATGCAGCCCTTTAAGCGATGGACTGATGATGGAATGTGTTTGGCCCTTCTTACCCCCGAACATGATCATTTGATAAGCAGGCAGACAGATGATGATGATTACACTCTCTTAAAACGAACTCGTtccattttctcttttttgtttaatTCAACTTTTACTCTCAATTCAGAGCTTATTCATTTTAGTTTACTTAGAATCTTGGACTTGGTTACCACAGACTTAGAAAGTTTCCCTCCACAGATACTATGTCTCATTTGGTTGAGGTACCTAGCATTGTCCGGCATCGGCGAGGATTTTTACGTACCTCCAGAAATTTACAGATTATGGAATCTGCAAACACTCATTGTTAAACGGGATAGTCCTAGATATGTGACTTTTACGGAGAAAATTTGGGAACTGATGCAATTAAGGCAGCTAAGACTACATAAATATTATTTGTCAAATCCTCCAAGGGAATCTGATGACGAGGAGAGCTACTTGGCTTTTTCAAACATACATACTGTTTCTGGCTTGTCTCCAAGTAGTTGCAGAAAGGAGGTTATTTCAGGGATTCAGAATGTTAAGAAGTTAGTAATCTATGGACATGTCAGTGACTATAAAGTCTTTCAAGAATCTAGACTTTTCAACAATCTTGTCCATCTACATCAACTTGAAACATTGAGTCTTGCACTTGTTCGTAAGTGGGACTCATCAGAAAACTGGCGGATTTCACCAGCGACTATTCCAAGTGCAAAAGCTTTTCCAGTAACACTCAGGAAGTTAAAGCTGGAGGAAACTTCTGTAAGGTGGGAGGACTTGAACATTGTAGGTGAGTTGCCTAACCTTGAGGTGCTGAAGCTGATGTGGAATGCTTGTATTGGCGAAGAATGGTATCCAATTGAAGGAGGATTTACTCGATTGAAGCTTTTGCTAATTGAGCATTGTGATCTCAAGTACTGGAAAGCCACAGATGACAATTTTCCCGTCCTTGAGCGCCTCTTGATTAGAGAGTGCCATATGTTGGAAGAGATACCCATTGAGTTTGCAGATATTTACTCACTGCAACTCATTGAGTTAACTGACTGTACAACCGAACTGGAGGCTTCTGCTGCACGAATTCAACAAGAACAAGAAAACCTTGGAATCAAACCCGTGGATATTCGTATCTCAT CCTATCCCCACCACTTTCATGGATGA